Proteins from a genomic interval of Pseudoalteromonas aliena SW19:
- the flgK gene encoding flagellar hook-associated protein FlgK, translating into MSYDLFNIARSGVRANSELLQTTSKNIANVNTEGYVRERTEFATTFDNQVGRDKTYRLLNEFAQKQLNRDTSNKTFFDQFVGEANRIDTLFSEESNSLSTRINSMFNNVQEALNQPSSSVARSLVISDTKNLLDQMNRLSGIVSEQKEVVNEQLEIFAGEANTLIQSINTLNQEIAGVSGTSQEANASSAYNERDKAIRDLSKLIDIETLDGPNGEKQVFMGTGEAVVMQNGSFNLFSISSDPDADFKELRLEVNGGKAVPIEVDASKLKGKIGGLLAFRDDILVPTQNQIGQMGIALADSFNQQNRLGMDADGELGGDIFNIPTVNGYAYKANTGTAGITATVEVGKGSELPASDFIITFTTNPNEVSIQPIDNKGEPLGNPSLATVPASGIVDSAAITSGESFGLQMNIAGAGVAGDQFQVKLNSGAAGNITLTTERGEDLALASPVRTKNNIDNTGSASISAGDVSSVTSGGFTNLPLGLTNGPITLVKTANTNEYQVTDTSGTTTFTVTPPANNILAQAGAPYSTYGFDFNIDGVPATGDTFTLEFNEGGFDDNRNGLKLAELQNGELVRQNVVASASADNHGTFNQAFAEVVTDIGVVTGQAKTNGAAFNALAEQSESWYESLSGVNLDEEAANLLRFQQSYAASAQVLAAARSIFETLLSAAR; encoded by the coding sequence ATGTCGTATGATTTATTTAATATTGCACGTTCAGGAGTCAGAGCTAATTCTGAATTGTTGCAAACGACAAGTAAAAACATTGCGAATGTGAATACTGAGGGCTACGTACGCGAGCGAACAGAATTTGCAACAACCTTTGATAATCAGGTGGGTAGGGATAAAACATATCGACTACTTAACGAATTTGCGCAGAAGCAATTAAATAGAGATACCTCTAATAAAACCTTTTTTGATCAATTTGTTGGTGAAGCGAACCGGATTGATACCTTGTTTTCGGAAGAGTCTAATAGCTTATCAACACGTATAAATTCCATGTTTAATAATGTGCAAGAGGCACTAAATCAACCCTCGTCTTCGGTTGCTCGTTCATTAGTTATAAGCGACACAAAAAATTTACTCGATCAAATGAATAGACTTTCAGGAATTGTGTCAGAGCAAAAAGAAGTGGTGAATGAGCAGTTAGAAATATTTGCCGGTGAAGCCAATACGTTAATCCAAAGCATTAATACCTTGAATCAAGAAATTGCAGGGGTTAGCGGCACAAGCCAAGAGGCTAATGCGAGCTCTGCTTACAATGAACGTGATAAAGCAATTCGCGATTTATCTAAACTAATTGATATTGAAACGCTCGATGGCCCTAATGGCGAAAAGCAAGTTTTTATGGGCACTGGTGAAGCCGTAGTTATGCAAAATGGTTCATTTAATTTATTTTCAATAAGCAGTGATCCTGACGCCGATTTTAAAGAACTTCGTCTAGAGGTAAACGGTGGTAAAGCAGTGCCAATAGAAGTTGATGCGAGCAAATTAAAGGGCAAAATAGGCGGTTTACTCGCTTTTAGAGATGATATTTTAGTGCCTACTCAAAATCAAATTGGACAAATGGGAATTGCTCTAGCTGATTCATTCAACCAGCAGAACCGCCTTGGTATGGATGCCGATGGAGAGCTTGGCGGCGATATATTTAATATACCTACGGTTAACGGTTACGCCTATAAAGCGAACACAGGTACCGCAGGAATAACCGCAACGGTTGAAGTTGGAAAAGGAAGCGAGCTTCCAGCTAGTGATTTTATTATTACTTTTACTACAAACCCTAATGAAGTCAGTATTCAGCCTATTGATAACAAAGGCGAACCATTAGGTAATCCCTCTCTTGCAACTGTGCCTGCAAGTGGAATTGTCGATTCAGCCGCTATAACAAGTGGCGAATCGTTTGGTTTACAAATGAATATAGCGGGCGCGGGTGTTGCGGGGGATCAATTTCAAGTAAAACTAAACTCTGGAGCCGCTGGTAATATTACACTGACCACTGAAAGAGGTGAAGATTTAGCATTAGCATCGCCTGTAAGAACCAAAAATAATATTGATAATACCGGGAGCGCGTCTATTTCGGCGGGCGACGTAAGCAGTGTTACATCCGGTGGATTTACCAATCTGCCTTTAGGGCTAACTAATGGTCCAATTACGTTAGTTAAAACAGCTAATACAAACGAGTATCAGGTAACAGATACGAGCGGTACGACCACATTCACTGTGACGCCACCGGCTAATAATATATTAGCGCAAGCTGGTGCACCTTATAGTACCTATGGTTTTGATTTTAATATAGATGGGGTTCCTGCAACGGGCGATACCTTTACATTAGAGTTTAACGAAGGGGGCTTTGACGATAACCGCAATGGTTTAAAACTTGCTGAACTTCAAAATGGCGAATTGGTTCGTCAAAATGTAGTCGCAAGTGCATCTGCAGATAACCACGGAACATTTAATCAAGCTTTTGCTGAGGTTGTTACAGATATTGGTGTGGTAACAGGTCAGGCGAAAACAAATGGGGCCGCGTTTAATGCGCTTGCCGAGCAATCTGAATCTTGGTATGAGTCGCTATCAGGTGTAAACCTTGATGAAGAGGCGGCAAATTTACTGCGTTTTCAACAATCTTATGCCGCCTCAGCACAAGTTTTAGCGGCAGCCCGTTCTATTTTTGAAACTTTACTTAGTGCCGCGAGGTAA
- a CDS encoding flagellar basal body P-ring protein FlgI, translated as MNGFKFFCLIVLFASQFSANAERIKDISMVEGVRSNQLVGYGLVVGLPGTGEQSQFTQQSFKGMLSNFGITLPANLKPKIKNVAAVAVHAELPAFRKPGQTIDITVSSIGSAGSLRGGTLIQTFLKGVDGNVYAIAQGSLIVGGLGAQGLDGSKVVINTPTVGRIPNGATVERAVKSPFMQGDYITFNLNRPDFTTAKRLEKTINDLVGPNSAQAIDSVSIRVIAPRDASQRVSYLSTLENLEFKPADMAAKIIVNSRTGTIVIGKNVKLQPAAITHGGLTVTIAEQQNVSQPNPLSEGETVVTQQSIIDVKQDDSRAFVFNPGVSLDDLVRAINEVGAAPGDLMAILEALKEAGAINGQLVVI; from the coding sequence ATGAATGGATTTAAATTTTTCTGTTTAATCGTTTTATTCGCAAGCCAATTTTCGGCCAATGCAGAACGTATTAAAGATATCTCTATGGTGGAAGGTGTGCGCTCTAACCAATTAGTTGGTTATGGTTTAGTGGTTGGTTTACCTGGCACTGGCGAACAAAGTCAGTTCACACAACAAAGCTTTAAAGGAATGTTAAGTAATTTTGGTATTACATTACCTGCTAATTTAAAGCCTAAAATTAAAAATGTCGCAGCTGTTGCAGTACACGCAGAACTGCCTGCATTTAGAAAACCTGGGCAAACAATCGATATTACAGTCTCATCTATCGGTAGCGCAGGTAGTTTGCGCGGAGGGACTTTAATACAAACGTTTTTAAAAGGTGTTGATGGCAATGTATACGCTATTGCGCAGGGAAGTCTTATTGTTGGAGGGTTAGGTGCGCAGGGTCTAGACGGCAGTAAGGTCGTTATTAATACTCCGACTGTGGGCCGAATTCCTAATGGTGCAACAGTCGAGCGGGCTGTTAAAAGTCCCTTTATGCAAGGGGATTACATTACTTTCAACTTAAATCGTCCAGATTTTACAACCGCAAAACGCCTAGAAAAAACGATAAATGATTTGGTTGGCCCAAATAGCGCTCAAGCAATTGATTCGGTCTCTATTCGTGTAATTGCCCCAAGAGATGCATCACAACGTGTATCGTATTTATCAACGCTTGAAAATTTAGAATTTAAACCGGCTGATATGGCGGCAAAAATTATAGTTAATTCACGTACGGGCACTATCGTAATAGGTAAGAATGTGAAATTACAGCCAGCGGCTATAACGCATGGCGGGTTAACCGTCACTATTGCTGAGCAACAAAACGTATCGCAACCAAATCCGCTAAGCGAAGGTGAAACTGTTGTAACGCAACAAAGTATTATTGATGTTAAGCAAGATGACTCTCGCGCCTTTGTATTTAACCCAGGTGTCAGCCTTGATGATTTGGTGCGTGCAATTAATGAAGTTGGCGCAGCACCGGGTGATCTAATGGCTATTCTTGAAGCATTAAAAGAAGCAGGGGCTATTAACGGCCAGCTAGTGGTTATATAA
- the flgJ gene encoding flagellar assembly peptidoglycan hydrolase FlgJ, translating to METNHLDKQNFFDLGNLDSLRREALTSGDASTDASKAALKKAAAQFEAIFTQMLLKSMRKANEAFEDKESPFNSSGVKFFEEMHDQQLSTELSSNGSLGLADLIVQQLSPDGKSFMPGSVLRTTNDIFSDKRAGSTLPHEQTAQEATSALNNNKAEAEKSTVTTPTFETAEEFVSSVWEHAKTAAQKIGLNPAVMVAQAALETGWGKHIINKSDGNSSFNLFNIKSDKSWEGEKASKVTLEFEQGTAVKKQASFRAYDSIKESVNDFVDFLTQNPRYQDALQNTAKPTEFLDSLQKAGYATDPNYASKIKKVLNSDELKDIAANVIRQGVK from the coding sequence ATGGAAACAAATCACCTCGATAAGCAAAACTTTTTTGATTTAGGTAACTTAGATTCTCTGCGTCGAGAAGCCTTAACGAGCGGTGATGCATCAACGGATGCGTCTAAAGCTGCGCTCAAAAAAGCGGCGGCACAATTTGAAGCTATTTTTACGCAAATGTTGCTCAAAAGTATGCGCAAAGCAAACGAAGCATTTGAAGACAAAGAAAGTCCTTTCAATTCAAGTGGTGTTAAGTTTTTTGAAGAAATGCACGATCAGCAATTATCTACTGAGCTTTCATCTAATGGTTCATTGGGGTTGGCTGATTTAATTGTTCAACAGTTATCTCCTGACGGTAAGAGCTTTATGCCGGGGTCTGTACTTAGAACCACTAATGATATTTTTAGTGATAAACGAGCTGGTTCGACACTTCCTCATGAGCAAACAGCACAAGAAGCAACGTCTGCTCTTAATAACAATAAAGCAGAGGCTGAAAAATCAACAGTAACCACGCCTACGTTTGAAACCGCTGAAGAGTTTGTCAGTTCGGTTTGGGAACATGCTAAAACAGCCGCACAAAAAATTGGCTTGAATCCCGCTGTTATGGTTGCACAAGCTGCACTTGAAACGGGTTGGGGTAAACACATCATTAATAAAAGTGACGGTAATAGCTCATTCAACTTATTTAATATTAAGTCAGATAAAAGTTGGGAAGGCGAAAAAGCAAGCAAAGTAACACTCGAATTTGAGCAGGGCACGGCAGTAAAAAAACAAGCTAGCTTTAGAGCTTACGATTCAATAAAAGAAAGTGTTAATGATTTTGTTGATTTTTTAACACAAAACCCACGTTACCAAGATGCACTACAAAATACTGCAAAACCGACTGAATTTTTAGATTCATTACAAAAAGCAGGTTATGCCACCGATCCAAACTATGCCAGCAAAATAAAAAAAGTGCTTAACAGTGATGAGCTAAAAGATATTGCGGCAAATGTAATCCGCCAAGGAGTAAAGTAA